Proteins from a genomic interval of Schistocerca cancellata isolate TAMUIC-IGC-003103 chromosome 8, iqSchCanc2.1, whole genome shotgun sequence:
- the LOC126094527 gene encoding WD repeat-containing protein 18, with product MTDTTEVVITSDGSGQLWNACVWDPNNGTSLMYYKGGGVSAPHTLCLLGNDYLLSADNARPLIHAWPLNSQETINLGTGRMLCSGCVNALAVSPNAQYCAAGIAERLHIWQIASGRLMAVANRHFQDITCLKFTDDGTHIATGGEDCRVIVWPLAYLISQFANEMYSVPGEAEPRYTFFDHSLPVKDVFIGPGGMRALLVSVSFDRTCKMYDLASGKLLLSLLFDAPLTAVTVDGTDSVVFVGSNSGKIQEFNISHPPRDVHHVVNETPKKFVGHDKMITCLSSSIGGQTLLSSSTDMKVIVWDIPSGQCKRVLQHKGPVYNAFFTICPKQMFIEDWKPTVVLNGFQKSVDSENKCIEIMNKVDLCESTALFDAVPMVAVAEAGIIKDEVITLKKINKDLYTFAINKLLDTASLESSTGNNGDSLNRGIKKKSVKRRRQDEK from the coding sequence ATGACTGATACAACTGAGGTAGTCATAACAAGTGATGGTTCAGGTCAGTTGTGGAACGCGTGTGTGTGGGATCCCAACAACGGAACTTCGTTAATGTATTATAAAGGTGGCGGTGTCTCAGCGCCCCATACGCTTTGTCTTTTGGGAAATGATTATTTGTTATCGGCTGACAACGCAAGACCACTCATACATGCGTGGCCACTTAATAGCCAAGAAACAATAAATTTGGGCACTGGAAGGATGTTGTGTTCAGGCTGTGTAAACGCATTGGCTGTCTCTCCCAATGCTCAGTACTGTGCTGCAGGAATAGCTGAGAGACTCCATATCTGGCAAATAGCATCAGGACGGCTTATGGCAGTGGCAAATCGTCACTTCCAGGATATCACATGTTTGAAGTTTACTGATGACGGTACACACATTGCTACTGGCGGAGAAGACTGCAGAGTAATTGTGTGGCCTCTCGCTTACTTGATTTCCCAGTTCGCCAATGAAATGTACTCGGTGCCAGGAGAAGCAGAACCACGATACACATTCTTTGATCATAGCCTGCCAGTCAAAGACGTTTTCATTGGTCCAGGAGGCATGAGAGCTCTGCTAGTGTCTGTGTCTTTTGATCGAACATGTAAAATGTATGACCTGGCATCAGGTAAATTGTTGTTGTCTTTATTATTTGATGCACCACTAACAGCTGTAACTGTTGATGGTACGGATTCTGTTGTTTTTGTTGGAAGTAATAGTGGAAAGATTCAGGAATTCAATATCAGCCATCCTCCTCGAGATGTGCACCATGTAGTTAACGAAACACCAAAAAAGTTTGTTGGACATGATAAAATGATTACCTGTCTGTCATCGTCAATTGGTGGTCAGACACTGCTCTCAAGTTCAACAGACATGAAAGTCATTGTGTGGGACATTCCAAGTGGACAGTGCAAAAGGGTGTTGCAACATAAGGGGCCTGTGTACAATGCTTTTTTTACCATTTGCCCAAAACAAATGTTTATAGAAGACTGGAAACCTACTGTTGTATTGAATGGGTTTCAAAAATCCGTTGACAGTGAAAACAAATGCATTGAAATTATGAATAAAGTGGATTTATGTGAATCAACCGCATTGTTCGACGCAGTACCTATGGTTGCAGTAGCAGAAGCAGGTATCATAAAAGATGAAGTAATaactctaaaaaaaattaataaagaccTATATACGTTTGCTATCAACAAACTGTTGGATACTGCATCACTTGAAAGTAGCACAGGAAATAATGGTGATTCTCTTAATAGAGGTAttaaaaagaaaagtgtgaagagAAGACGGCAAGATGAAAAATAA